In candidate division KSB1 bacterium, the following proteins share a genomic window:
- a CDS encoding IS5 family transposase, with protein sequence MIRTQQLQMSILDGAFSRRKKRSRSDKLLKSMDKFIDWRPLVKECEGMFKKSNRGRPTTPIELSLKCLFIQFLYGLSEPGLEDALIDRLSFQRFLGISFDEEIPDFTTIWKFKARLIKYNLYDKLFDAILHQLENANLILKKGTLIDATIVLAARKPNKQETGSADNKENEVKKRSSQKDYDASHTQKNKKKYYGYKGHIAVDEGSNIIRKKAFTTASPHDSQKREELICGDEASVFADKAYDNDEVKRNFRKEGIYYGILDKARRGRPLSKSQKKRNKKKSRVRNAVERPFAHFKNLYHFSSVKYLTTERNDLHFTFLCMIHNVRRGIALCAT encoded by the coding sequence ATGATAAGAACACAACAACTACAAATGTCCATTTTAGATGGTGCCTTTTCGAGACGCAAAAAACGTTCAAGAAGTGATAAATTACTCAAAAGTATGGACAAATTCATTGACTGGAGGCCTTTGGTAAAAGAATGTGAAGGTATGTTTAAAAAATCAAATAGGGGCCGTCCCACAACGCCTATTGAGCTGTCCTTGAAATGTTTGTTCATTCAATTTCTTTATGGTTTAAGCGAACCGGGCCTTGAAGACGCCCTGATTGACCGGTTGAGTTTTCAGCGATTTCTTGGTATTAGTTTTGATGAAGAAATCCCGGACTTTACGACTATCTGGAAATTTAAGGCTCGGTTGATAAAATACAACCTGTATGATAAGCTTTTCGATGCTATTCTTCATCAACTTGAAAACGCGAATCTGATTCTGAAGAAAGGCACTTTGATAGATGCAACGATTGTTCTGGCTGCGAGGAAACCCAATAAGCAAGAGACCGGCAGCGCTGACAACAAAGAAAATGAAGTCAAAAAAAGAAGTTCCCAAAAAGATTATGATGCCAGCCATACCCAAAAAAACAAGAAAAAATACTATGGTTATAAAGGGCATATTGCCGTAGATGAAGGTTCGAATATCATCAGAAAGAAAGCTTTTACTACAGCGAGTCCGCATGATTCTCAAAAGAGAGAAGAGTTGATTTGTGGAGATGAGGCTTCTGTTTTTGCTGACAAAGCTTATGACAATGATGAGGTAAAGAGAAATTTCAGAAAGGAGGGCATTTATTACGGAATACTTGATAAAGCTAGAAGAGGACGCCCCCTTTCGAAGAGCCAAAAGAAAAGAAACAAAAAGAAAAGCAGGGTTCGAAATGCGGTGGAAAGACCCTTTGCACACTTTAAAAATCTTTATCATTTTTCCTCTGTAAAATATCTGACAACTGAAAGGAACGACC
- a CDS encoding class I SAM-dependent methyltransferase, with the protein MKFDLSHYDIAYYAKKKEQYEKGQAWKIEPFFYELDVEGKTVLDYGSAAGNMAKEAVKRNAKAVAAYDPIYDNHPEIVELIHSEGIDFLTTEKLRSVHDKFDLIFCSDVIEHVTPEEVDAFVADLVRFANAKSIICVNSPVKINLAFLVGRPLASETQGHINRNL; encoded by the coding sequence TTGAAATTTGACCTGTCACATTATGACATAGCTTATTATGCGAAAAAGAAGGAACAATATGAAAAAGGCCAGGCCTGGAAAATCGAGCCATTTTTTTACGAATTGGACGTAGAAGGAAAAACGGTACTTGATTATGGCAGTGCTGCCGGTAACATGGCAAAAGAGGCGGTCAAAAGAAACGCCAAAGCCGTGGCGGCTTATGATCCAATTTACGATAACCATCCGGAAATCGTCGAATTAATTCATAGCGAAGGAATTGACTTTTTAACAACCGAAAAGCTAAGATCCGTTCATGATAAATTTGACTTGATTTTTTGCAGCGATGTCATTGAGCACGTTACTCCAGAAGAAGTTGATGCCTTTGTTGCTGATTTAGTTAGATTCGCCAACGCTAAATCAATTATTTGTGTAAATTCTCCGGTTAAAATTAATCTCGCTTTCTTAGTGGGTCGCCCGCTGGCATCTGAGACGCAGGGACATATAAACAGAAACCTTTGA